Proteins from one Desulfonema limicola genomic window:
- a CDS encoding universal stress protein gives MRFLAAYKNSPEAKAALELAVEHARKYNAQLYVTTSQEGGEKEKSENVARIKQELNDIKKRLEQADIDFDVFEIVRGLSPGEDLVRFADENHIDHIFVGIEKKSRAQKIILGSTAQYIILKASCPVTTTK, from the coding sequence ATGAGATTTTTAGCAGCCTATAAAAACAGTCCTGAAGCTAAAGCTGCATTGGAACTGGCAGTGGAACATGCCCGAAAATATAATGCACAGCTTTATGTAACTACATCCCAGGAAGGTGGGGAAAAAGAAAAATCCGAGAATGTTGCCAGGATAAAACAGGAACTTAATGATATAAAAAAAAGACTGGAACAGGCTGATATTGATTTTGATGTTTTTGAAATTGTAAGGGGACTTTCACCAGGTGAAGACCTGGTAAGATTTGCAGATGAAAACCATATAGATCATATCTTTGTCGGGATTGAAAAAAAATCAAGAGCCCAAAAGATTATCCTGGGCTCAACAGCCCAATATATTATACTCAAAGCCTCCTGCCCTGTAACAACAACAAAATAA
- a CDS encoding sigma-54 interaction domain-containing protein has protein sequence MPQTIIQNIDRYCLKGVDFSSIEFMELLCCLDLGVLMTDHKGVLIFYNHVQATIDRMDPAQVLGKPITQVYEYDNDSSTCMRVLKHGKPIINYALSYRSENANVGNTIHSVFPLFINGKIFGTICFVKDYNILERSIPAFLSPGNNSRFAQGTRYTFASIIGSDPVFVDSVKAAKIAGNSPSPVMLYGETGTGKELFAQAIHNFYYGNEGRYVDINCAAIPENLIEGLLFGTVKGAYTGAVDRAGLFEQANQGTIFLDEINSMPLALQGKLLRAIQEKKVRRVGSLNSTSLEIKIISSLNQSPKSLIKSGAFRMDLFYRLGVIFIKLPALRDRRLDIEELGRHFLQKYNTQLGKSIENIDPELINFFWDYPWPGNIRELEHVIESAVNLAGNNETRLKLKHCYFANILEQEDIQESRPRILSLNPHPDNPSDNTEFFPKSNQSLPFIDRRNSYPETNSDLNLARAASSLEKDMILNALERSNGNMAGAAKLLGISRQLLGYKIAKQGLRPLLTALKHNK, from the coding sequence ATGCCCCAAACAATAATCCAAAATATTGACCGGTATTGCCTGAAAGGAGTTGATTTTAGTTCCATTGAATTCATGGAACTGCTCTGCTGTCTTGACCTTGGGGTTCTTATGACAGACCATAAGGGTGTTCTTATTTTTTACAATCATGTTCAGGCCACCATAGACAGGATGGATCCTGCCCAGGTCCTTGGCAAACCCATTACCCAGGTGTATGAGTATGATAATGATTCCTCTACTTGTATGCGTGTACTCAAACATGGCAAACCCATTATTAATTATGCCCTGTCCTACCGGTCGGAAAATGCCAACGTGGGCAATACCATCCATAGTGTTTTCCCCTTGTTTATTAATGGGAAAATCTTTGGTACTATTTGTTTTGTAAAAGATTACAACATATTGGAAAGAAGCATCCCGGCCTTTCTTTCCCCTGGCAATAACAGCAGGTTTGCCCAGGGAACCCGATATACTTTTGCTTCCATCATAGGCTCTGATCCTGTATTTGTTGATTCTGTCAAGGCTGCCAAAATCGCAGGAAATTCACCATCCCCTGTTATGCTCTACGGTGAAACCGGAACCGGTAAAGAACTTTTTGCCCAGGCCATTCATAATTTTTATTACGGGAATGAGGGCAGGTATGTTGATATTAATTGTGCAGCTATTCCTGAAAACCTTATTGAAGGTCTGCTGTTTGGAACTGTAAAAGGTGCCTATACCGGTGCTGTGGATCGTGCTGGCCTGTTTGAACAGGCAAACCAGGGAACTATCTTCCTGGATGAAATAAATTCCATGCCCCTGGCACTTCAAGGCAAGCTGCTCAGGGCTATACAGGAAAAAAAGGTAAGACGGGTTGGCTCGTTGAACAGTACCAGCCTGGAAATTAAAATAATTTCTTCCTTGAATCAATCGCCCAAGTCATTAATCAAGTCCGGTGCCTTTCGTATGGATCTTTTTTACCGGCTGGGAGTTATCTTCATTAAACTGCCGGCACTGCGGGACAGGCGGCTGGACATTGAAGAACTGGGACGGCATTTTCTCCAGAAATACAATACCCAATTGGGAAAATCCATTGAAAACATTGACCCGGAACTCATTAACTTTTTCTGGGACTATCCCTGGCCCGGCAATATCAGGGAGCTTGAGCATGTGATTGAAAGTGCTGTAAACCTTGCCGGAAACAATGAAACCAGGCTTAAACTCAAGCACTGCTATTTTGCCAATATCCTGGAGCAGGAAGATATTCAGGAATCAAGACCCCGTATCTTATCTTTGAATCCGCATCCTGACAATCCATCTGATAACACGGAGTTTTTTCCTAAATCAAACCAAAGCCTGCCTTTTATAGACAGGAGAAATTCTTACCCTGAAACAAATTCAGACTTAAACCTTGCCCGTGCTGCTTCAAGTCTTGAGAAAGACATGATCCTCAATGCCTTGGAGCGTTCCAATGGAAATATGGCCGGGGCAGCAAAATTATTAGGCATATCCCGCCAGCTTCTGGGCTATAAAATTGCCAAACAAGGTCTCCGTCCTTTGCTGACAGCACTAAAGCATAATAAATAA